In the Alligator mississippiensis isolate rAllMis1 chromosome 7, rAllMis1, whole genome shotgun sequence genome, one interval contains:
- the DOK2 gene encoding docking protein 2 isoform X1 — protein MDEVVVKRGLLYLQQQQTFGKKWRKFWGVLYRETACSSTRLELFEGSGPPAPEKLKKGESSKKLIKLSDCVHVVEANSDASSPKETTPFLVETTEKCYLLAAESMEVADWINKLCELAFPRNRDEQMAAGGKDSHLGSLPSTACTLSMEENSLYSSRAKAAGATREFSVIIRATESSERCNLWGSFLLRATDDALELQDDETGSVLYTWPYKLLRRFGRDKVTFSFEAGRRCASGEGNFEFETRQGNEIFQVIELAIDAQKAYGMDDLQGPGPPEDASWAPIRTLSRTKNSEERSASDKAKAPGGPWLHPSGSIKCLSSEFNWEEKPSKGKCVKSTNSGSFTGETKGGFVPHMEAESPYSEPCDTLQWTDPGRPSAAKNKGTQGRGAPDSDYAVPFDTIAKSFMGSDFNSFLSSLEKTSKPPLYPLYHSIKEASGKSQITPPVPPASAKPDHIYDEPEGLSLHTVYDEPEEVKGEAWKLQAMAEDPTGHEYPYSSQQDDYSVPKRAVSSMRQVPGQGKEWLADTDYDNVVLRFTKKKNLQ, from the exons ATGGATGAGGTGGTTGTAAAGCGGGGCTTGCTCTACCTCCAACAGCAGCAGACCTTCGGGAAG AAATGGAGAAAGTTCTGGGGTGTGCTGTACCGGGAGACGGCCTGCTCTTCTACCCGCCTGGAGCTCTTCGAGGGCTCAGGCCCACCTGCCCCCGAGAAGCTGAAGAAGGGCGAGAGCAGCAAGAAGCTCATCAAGCTGAGCGATTGTGTGCATGTGGTGGAGGCCAACAGTGATGCCAGCAGCCCCAAGGAGACCACCCCCTTCCTTGTGGAGACCACGGAGAAGTGCTACctgctggcagcagagagcaTGGAGGTGGCTGACTGGATCAACAAGCTCTGTGAGCTGGCCTTCCCG AGGAACAGGGATGAGCAGatggcagcaggggggaaggaCAGCCACCTGGGATCCCTGCCATCCACTGCCTGCACCCTGTCCATGGAGGAGAACTCACTGTACAGCTCCAGAGCCAAAG cagcaggtgccacaAGGGAGTTCAGTGTGATCATACGGGCCACCGAGTCCTCAGAGCGCTGCAACCTCTGGGGCAGTTTCCTCCTGAGGGCCACGGATGATGCCCTGGAGCTGCAGGATGATGAGACGGGGAGTGTCCTCTACACCTGGCCGTACAAGCTCCTGCGGAGATTCGGGCGGGATAAG GTGACATTCTCCTTTGAAGCCGGACGGAGGTGTGCATCTGGGGAAGGCAACTTCGAATTTGAGACCAGGCAGGGCAATGagatcttccaggtcattgagtTAGCCATCGATGCACAGAAGGCCTATGGGATGGATGACTTGCAAGGGCCCGGCCCCCCTGAAGACGCCTCATGGGCTCCCATCCGCACCCTGAGCCGGACCAAGAATAGTGAGGAGAGGTCTGCCAGCGACAAAGCCAAGGCACCGGGGGGGCCCTGGCTCCACCCTTCAGGCAGCATCAAGTGCCTCTCCTCAGAGTTCAACTGGGAAGAGAAGCCAAGCAAGGGGAAGTGCGTGAAGTCTACCAACAGTGGCTCTTTCACTGGGGAGACCAAGGGCGGCTTCGTCCCACACATGGAGGCTGAGAGCCCCTACTCAGAGCCATGTGACACCCTCCAGTGGACAGACCCCGGTCGCCCCAGTGCAGCCAAGAACAAGGGGACTCAGGGGAGAGGGGCCCCGGATTCAGACTATGCTGTGCCCTTTGACACCATTGCCAAGTCCTTTATGGGTTCTGACTTCAACAGCTtcctcagcagcttggagaagaCATCAAAACCCCCCCTGTACCCACTGTACCACAGCATCAAGGAGGCCAGTGGGAAGAGCCAGATCACGCcgcctgtgccccctgccagcgcCAAGCCTGACCACATCTACGACGAGCCGGAGGGTTTGTCTCTCCACACGGTGTATGACGAACCTGAGGAGGTCAAAGGCGAGGCCTGGAAGCTGCAGGCAATGGCAGAGGACCCCACTGGCCACGAGTACCCCTACAGCTCCCAGCAGGATGACTACTCAGTGCCCAAGAGGGCTGTGTCCAGCATGCGCCAggtcccagggcaggggaaggagtggcTTGCGGACACCGACTATGACAATGTGGTCCTGAGGTTCACCAAAAAAAAGAACTTGCAGTGA
- the DOK2 gene encoding docking protein 2 isoform X2 encodes MDEVVVKRGLLYLQQQQTFGKKWRKFWGVLYRETACSSTRLELFEGSGPPAPEKLKKGESSKKLIKLSDCVHVVEANSDASSPKETTPFLVETTEKCYLLAAESMEVADWINKLCELAFPRNRDEQMAAGGKDSHLGSLPSTACTLSMEENSLYSSRAKAGATREFSVIIRATESSERCNLWGSFLLRATDDALELQDDETGSVLYTWPYKLLRRFGRDKVTFSFEAGRRCASGEGNFEFETRQGNEIFQVIELAIDAQKAYGMDDLQGPGPPEDASWAPIRTLSRTKNSEERSASDKAKAPGGPWLHPSGSIKCLSSEFNWEEKPSKGKCVKSTNSGSFTGETKGGFVPHMEAESPYSEPCDTLQWTDPGRPSAAKNKGTQGRGAPDSDYAVPFDTIAKSFMGSDFNSFLSSLEKTSKPPLYPLYHSIKEASGKSQITPPVPPASAKPDHIYDEPEGLSLHTVYDEPEEVKGEAWKLQAMAEDPTGHEYPYSSQQDDYSVPKRAVSSMRQVPGQGKEWLADTDYDNVVLRFTKKKNLQ; translated from the exons ATGGATGAGGTGGTTGTAAAGCGGGGCTTGCTCTACCTCCAACAGCAGCAGACCTTCGGGAAG AAATGGAGAAAGTTCTGGGGTGTGCTGTACCGGGAGACGGCCTGCTCTTCTACCCGCCTGGAGCTCTTCGAGGGCTCAGGCCCACCTGCCCCCGAGAAGCTGAAGAAGGGCGAGAGCAGCAAGAAGCTCATCAAGCTGAGCGATTGTGTGCATGTGGTGGAGGCCAACAGTGATGCCAGCAGCCCCAAGGAGACCACCCCCTTCCTTGTGGAGACCACGGAGAAGTGCTACctgctggcagcagagagcaTGGAGGTGGCTGACTGGATCAACAAGCTCTGTGAGCTGGCCTTCCCG AGGAACAGGGATGAGCAGatggcagcaggggggaaggaCAGCCACCTGGGATCCCTGCCATCCACTGCCTGCACCCTGTCCATGGAGGAGAACTCACTGTACAGCTCCAGAGCCAAAG caggtgccacaAGGGAGTTCAGTGTGATCATACGGGCCACCGAGTCCTCAGAGCGCTGCAACCTCTGGGGCAGTTTCCTCCTGAGGGCCACGGATGATGCCCTGGAGCTGCAGGATGATGAGACGGGGAGTGTCCTCTACACCTGGCCGTACAAGCTCCTGCGGAGATTCGGGCGGGATAAG GTGACATTCTCCTTTGAAGCCGGACGGAGGTGTGCATCTGGGGAAGGCAACTTCGAATTTGAGACCAGGCAGGGCAATGagatcttccaggtcattgagtTAGCCATCGATGCACAGAAGGCCTATGGGATGGATGACTTGCAAGGGCCCGGCCCCCCTGAAGACGCCTCATGGGCTCCCATCCGCACCCTGAGCCGGACCAAGAATAGTGAGGAGAGGTCTGCCAGCGACAAAGCCAAGGCACCGGGGGGGCCCTGGCTCCACCCTTCAGGCAGCATCAAGTGCCTCTCCTCAGAGTTCAACTGGGAAGAGAAGCCAAGCAAGGGGAAGTGCGTGAAGTCTACCAACAGTGGCTCTTTCACTGGGGAGACCAAGGGCGGCTTCGTCCCACACATGGAGGCTGAGAGCCCCTACTCAGAGCCATGTGACACCCTCCAGTGGACAGACCCCGGTCGCCCCAGTGCAGCCAAGAACAAGGGGACTCAGGGGAGAGGGGCCCCGGATTCAGACTATGCTGTGCCCTTTGACACCATTGCCAAGTCCTTTATGGGTTCTGACTTCAACAGCTtcctcagcagcttggagaagaCATCAAAACCCCCCCTGTACCCACTGTACCACAGCATCAAGGAGGCCAGTGGGAAGAGCCAGATCACGCcgcctgtgccccctgccagcgcCAAGCCTGACCACATCTACGACGAGCCGGAGGGTTTGTCTCTCCACACGGTGTATGACGAACCTGAGGAGGTCAAAGGCGAGGCCTGGAAGCTGCAGGCAATGGCAGAGGACCCCACTGGCCACGAGTACCCCTACAGCTCCCAGCAGGATGACTACTCAGTGCCCAAGAGGGCTGTGTCCAGCATGCGCCAggtcccagggcaggggaaggagtggcTTGCGGACACCGACTATGACAATGTGGTCCTGAGGTTCACCAAAAAAAAGAACTTGCAGTGA